The window TAGGTTTCAACTAATTGTTTTGTTCTCTGGAAAGTCTAAACAAAGTCAACGCACGAGTTTCCGTCTAAGAGATGAGATGTATCCGGTTGAAACGCGTTACATGAgcttgaaatgttttttttaaattttttgtaaatgtgtgtctcTTATTTTTGAGATGTTGAAGAGTACACCTGTGTTAAATAGGTGTTCCATCGACTGCTTGTCAAATGTTACTCAAATGTAACTGAGGGTTTGCTAGTTTTACTTCTGTTTTCTTGGAAACGGAATAGGCCATGTTTAGATTGTGCACAGTTggacacaaatacatttgaagatCACAATTGAGTCACTGTGAAATTGTGCATTTCTTTACGTTATTTTTGGACTTTTATAGATTGAACAATTGAGTTATTTTACCTAAATGCTTTTTGTTCATCTTTACAGTAGCACGTGTGTCTTTTGAAAGTTGTGATCACTCTCTGCTATTGATAACTATCTGTGTCCTCGTCATACTGAAAACCCCCTGTGTTGACTATATCGAGTTATGCGTCAacaccaacatttttttattataacacaatTTGTAAAAAGCATAAGAGGATTAAACTGTTGTGATTTAAATTGCACATGTTGAATATTGAATGTGTGCTGAATGGAAAGCATTATACATACAGTTTTGTACATGTTGCACCTCTCGTAGGCTACAAACCCTCACATGCCAGCGTTGTGTCTGCAGTTATGGCCACGGAGAGCAGCGTGTGGAGTACCTGCGACTACAGCCACAATGTCACCTTCTTCTACAACTGGGTGGGCAAGAAGATCAGCGTAGCGTGGACGACGCGGGACTTTGTGGTGATCGGGCTGGGCTTGACGGTGTGTCTCATCGTGGTCTTGGCCAACCTGCTGGTGATGGTGGCCATCTTCATGAACCACCGCTTCCACTTCCCCATCTACTACCTCCTGGGCAACATGGCTGCAGCAGACCTGTTTGCAGGTATCGCCTACGCGAACCTGATGTTGCACACGGGCCCGTGGACGAGCACGCTCTCCAAGGAGCAGTGGTACATGCGCGGGGCTTTGATCGACATCAGCCTCACGGCCTCCGTGGCCAACCTGCTGGCTGTTGCCGTGGAGCGCCACCAGACCATCATCACCATGCAGCTGCACAGTAAGATGACCAAACGGCGCGTGGTGCTGCTGATCGTCTGCATCTGGGCCGTGAGCATCGTCATGGGCCTGGTGCCCTCCTTGTTTTGGAACTGCGAGTGCTATCTGGATGACTGCTCCACCGTCGCTCCGCTCTACAGCCGCCGCTTCCTCGTCTTCTGGGCAGTTCTCAACCTGCTCACTTTCTTTGTCATGGTGGCCGTGTACACTCGTATCTTCGTCTACGTGCGATACCAGACGCGCCACGCGTCTCATCACAGCACGGAGATGCGCCACAAGCAAACTGTTTTCAACCTGATGAAGACCATCTCCATGGTTCTGGGTGagaagtttgtttgtgtttgcgaCCCAGCCACTGCTGGATGTTTATATGTGGCTCAAAAGGTCAAGTTTTGTGTAGTTCGGTTTCTAATCGAGTCTCGCTCTGAAAATACACATCTGGACTGTTTCTAGAGATTAGTGAGCTTTTATTTATCGTTTCAGTTTTCtctcaaattaaaagaaatgtatgacCCCCTAATGTTCTACAGTCTCTCAGAAAGTATGAATGTTTAATGGCTTTAACATGAATTCAGCTTCCCGCTTAATGTCAGGAAAAAAACGTGGGAATTATGTATTTTGAAGGTATCGATACTAAATGTGCTCAAGAGATGTCGCATATTCTGCTACATGCTACCGACGACCTCCCATTTCCACAAAAAACCGCTCTAGTCTGGTTTGTTTGATAACCACATTTACTCGAATGTTGAGATTCATTAAAATCTCATTTCTCGTCATAATCCTCCTCTGGTTTGCTCTGGTGACTCATCTCCTGGAGGCAAATATAGTTTAACTGGCAGTTAACCTTTTTAATATTAAGCAATCAGAGTTCCTAATGTCGCTGCACTTTGAGACAATTGCCGTCATATCCCATTGCTGCGTTTGTGGAAGATTTGAGTTTATTGTTGTTGACTCTTTTCCTGCCCTCCATTACCAAACCCACATATCTGCAGGCGCCTTTGTAATCTGCTGGATGCCCGGCCTCGTGACTCTCTTACTGGACGGGCTGCTGGGTAAAGCAAGCCACGCCAACGCCTTTGAGAAGTTCTGTTTGGTGATCGCGGAATGCAACTCTCTGGTCAATCCCATCATCTACACCCTGCGAGACGACGAGATGCGCAGGACGTTCATGTGGATCTTGTGCCGCTTGCGTCGGAGAGGTGCTGACCAGCCGAGGAAGCTGTCGCCTGTGGAGATCAACTCCCCGCTGCCGGAGGTGAAGCAACGacgctctttaaaaaaaaccgGCTTtactgcatgtttgtgtctaGCTGCGGTCTAGATTAACATAACAGAAATTCAAACCGCTCCTCCTTTTGTCCTTCTCAATTAGTCATGTAGCGTTTCAACAAACAAAGCTGATTTTAAATCAAACATACCAGGTACCTTGTACCCGACGCGAGATAAAACCAGTACATTCCTGTTTTGTTGTGTTCATCTTCGAGTCAAGACTAGTTTTCTCGTAAAAGAGTgaactttttttcctccttttttatgtCCCGTAATGCTaaaataagttgttttttttttgtctgcaggAAACTCTTGGCTGTGTCCAGAAGTTAGAAGATCAGGCCGTCCGTACGGAAACAAACGATAAAGAAGACAGTTGGACAATACCGGGGGTATgatggccttcaaaataaacaagcTTAACCTTTACTGTCATCTAAccaacacacattgtacacaatTAGTTGATTATCTGCATTTTGtgaattgaatgaaaaaaatatatatatagaaaaggATTTGTTTGGACAAATGCTTCCATCTCGTTCAGTTCCTCAGTCTGACAGATTCACATTAATCATCGGATGGTGCAATCTCTCCTTTTATTTACGTTTGACTATCACAAGAGCATTTGTGACCAATTATAAAATGAAACACTCCTAAAATCTGAAATCAAAtactgaggaaaaaaagaaaattaaaaaaaaattaaaaaaaatcacactaaatcattttattatttttctaataAGAACACTACAATTTGTCATattcttcctttttgttttactctttctAGAACAATTCTAAAGTTGAGGTATAAAAGGAGTTCATACAGACTCACAAGTCTGAAAACAGTGGGGGTTATATACAAGAGAAATGGAAAgacaggaggtagagagaggggtAAATACAAGGGAAAGAGGGGAGATACAAATatactaaacaaaaaaaatctacgGTTTCAGAAACCATTTGGTGCTGTAGAAGTAATTTAGTCACTTGCAGAACCCAAACAAGTTtaacaataaaatgtcaaattaagtTTGGTTTTATATTTGCAGATCGGTTGCAAAAACCCTTAAGGGTGAATGTTTTTGCTGTATGTATTTTCAAAGTAGACATACACTTTATTGTGAAGGTCTGCCTCTCTTCCTGCTATAGGGTGTCGCAAGaattagaaaatacatttaattaagtgGCCAATTAGTAGTTAGTCAAATTCCTCAAACAATTCAGTCTTTACTTCCACTCAGTCGTATGCAAAAGTACTGCTGGCATACTTTCATAATCCAGATTCATAAACGACAGACTGGAATTACTTTAAATTTCCGGGATTAACATCTGGAAGTTAACGTTTAGTTTTAGCCACTGTCCATGTAACTATTCAACAGTTTCAAAACTAATTCAACCAAAAGTTATGATCTCAAGCAATATTTtgaacgtaaaaaaaaatatgaaagaatGACTTAGAAGCACAAATGAGTGAATATCTGGGGAAGTGTGGAAAAAGGTAGAAACTGAAGGGGAATCTGACGGGGAGGAGGTCCATAAATCTAAATGGCAAAAATACACCAAATAATGTTCATCGGAGAACCTCAATTGATACAATTGTCTTTCCACAGCACCAAATGTTACATTGCCACCCGGTTATGTAACAAAAGACCTAAATAATATATTCAAAAATTGATAGTTATTGTGAATCCTGTGACACAAAGGCCAAATAAAACTGGCATCTCAACCAAAACATCAAagtttataaaagaaaaatactgaaACATTACACAAACTGTACAGTGACATCCATTACAACAGGTAGAAAAAGGAGGGGGGCATGATAATTTGGTGTGGCGATAACGTTATTCATAAGATACAGTCGTATGAACTGCGATGAGTAACAAAACAGGTAATTAGATGTGGGATATCACATGTGACCAGCTTGTAAGCTCAAGTTTGGTTCTGTAACATATGGTAAGTCTCAACTGACACTTAAATCTTTATAAGGCTTTTACCTTACTATCAAAATGCTTTGTTATTCACATACCTGTTAATGTATAAAAAAGTTCCAAAGAAttaaaatcccccaaaaatgtaGCAGGTTTGTCTTAAACACCAGTTAAGAGTTGTACTCCACCCAGtgctgcctctttttttttggtaaccggagagagagaagcccaATCGGCcataaaactaaaaactaacTATTTGTGGTTTTACCAGACGGCATTAAAGGAAGGGTTAAGGGGAGAGCATACCTTCTATGCTCACAATCAAATGACAGGTGCAATATGACAGTCCTCACTCCACCCGCCCTCCCATGACAACCCacaacaaccccccctcccccccccctccaaatcAACTTGAGGCATGACAAcaccacacagagagacacagatacaaATATAATTCCCTCCTCTCCACGGAACTGAAAAAGGTGGCTGTGCACCAACTTTAGAGAGACAGAGTAGCATTATTACATTGCTGAACGTGGCATTTTTGGTTTTGGTACAACAGAAGGTTGGAGTGTGTTGCCTTGGGCTCACAAGCTTAAATGTTTTCAAGATGGGGAGATCTCAGTTGAACCCCCAACTGGTGTGTCATTGGCTGGCGGAAGCACCCCCAGTCTCCATAATGCTTACAAAAAGGTGAGAGGGCACCAGCCAGTTTGACTAAGACATCCCAAGAACACTGTACACACGcccacacggagacacacacatcatagCAATACATGATgcactttttcctttttggtcTGACTGTAATAATTAtaccctttttattattattattattattatttttatttttttgttaataaaaacaaagctaAAAACGTGGAAGgttaaatgaaaacaataatatcACGCCTAGAAGTCCTACATGCATGGAAGACAGTCACTTTTCTAAATTCATGTCACGTTTGTCCCAATAACACATCAATGCCCCACAATCTTTCCACCATTCTCCTAACGTCATTTAGATGCTTTATCAAGCTCATTTTTGGTGGTGGCTGGTGCATTCTTGGTGAAACAGCATTAGAAAATAGCCTACAATCAAATAAACTAGTGGACAGAAAGCAAGAAGTAAAGTCTACAAGCTGTCTACCAACACCCCCTATTGGTTAGCAACAAAAAGGGCTATTAGGTACATCCACTCAACCAAAGATATTCTCCTCTCTgccctttcctcctctcaccAGCCCTAGCATCACCTGCCCTTCCTGGTTTAGAACAGTGATCCCCTTCACTACCCTTTCACAGGTAGAGACACCCATAACAAGGATGCTAACGGTTGTGCTCGACACATCTTTTATGTCAGCTCACTATGAAAACGACTGAAAAGttgcgatgtgtgtgtgtgtgtgtgtgtgtgttatggaaGCGGGGTGCACGCACATGTGTGCATATCTCAATTATTCACTTAGTTTAGATCTCCGACAGAATGAACCGTCGAGCTATAAAGGACTCGAGGATATATCCGTGTTGAGTTGGCAGAGGGTGATCTCGGAGGAACAGATGTTGACGACTACTGGGGCAGCACTTTGGTAAGAGCGAGGTGAGCAGAGCTCCCTGGCGATCCGTATCCACAGTTTGGCTGTCAAATGCCAAGGCTTCAAGAGATACAAGCAATCACACACCGTTTTCCAAAGAAAAGGGTCGAGTGCAGAGGTCAACAGCACATGGACAAGCAGTGTGAGTACTGTGTGAAGTTAACGTGCATATACACAATGTACAGACATCATGATCATCTACACAGCTGggtcagtgttttttttgtaagtcCTTGATAGTAAAGATGTTTTCTATCTTTCTCAGCAAGGGTAAGCTCCATCCCCTCTTTTATTCTTAGTTAAGGAGCTTCTAGCATTGAAGTGGAGCTGTGGGGTGGAGGGAGAACTCCTCCTAACTACTGTTCGGCTGTCCTGTGTtccagcacagtgtgtgtgtttatgaaatgCGAGCACAGCCGTGTGTGGCTGTCCAGTTGAGAGACGAGGGAATAGAGGAACAATGAAGACAGAGGATGGCAGTCAGAGCAGACCACAGTGGGAATGAAGTGATGGCGGGGAGAGCCACCGAATCAGTTGGAGGTGTCGGAGTGGACGCTGCCAGGAGGACCGGGAGGAGAGGTGACCGAGGGGGGGTTGGTGGTGTCCTGCCAGCTGTTAGCCTGCAAACAGTCAAGAGAGGAGAGTATTCTGCATGAAGGAGTTTTATGATTAGTTGTTTAAATCAGCTTTATGTGCGCTTACAAGCCACATGATGCAGCTTCAAGCTAGCTCACTGGCTAGGGCTCTACGATTTCAGTGATGCGGAAAACCGAAGGAATCGCAGAATCCAGTGATGAAAATGACATTGGCGTTGGCTCGGCGCTCGCTGTTCAATGACGCGAGCCGAGAGGCTCGTCGATGCCTCATCGAGCAGGCTAAATGTCGGACCTGTCGGTGAACTGCTGGCCAATGAGAGTGCGAGACACGCTGAGGGGTCGCTTGTTAGTCATTAAAGAAAATGGAGGAATTGGAACAGCTAAATTTagagcactttattttataaaagGATGGAATGATTTGTTTATTAACTGTATTGAATAACTTTCTTGGATCAAAATTAATATAATTCATGATATTCTATGCATTTACTTCATTGTTGGAATTTTATTCATTCACAAAATGTGCTTGAATTGTAAATTTAAAAGGGAAAACCTTTAAGCCGGTTACATGCCGACGTTACTCAAAAGAAACCAGAGAATGTATAAAtgtctgtattctctctctcgtcttttccttctttttttaatcctcttCCCTAATTACAGAAACAGggtttctagtttttttttttgacgctCAAGAAATTAGCTTACTGGAGAAAACCAACTTCAACCCGGTTACACAagtgcatacaaacacactttattatttaaatgcaaGTCTCCAGCAACATGCAGCTATGGGTTTATTGTCACATCCCAGTAAGCATTGTTTCGGTGATTGTCCAACAGCGtttcaattacattattttgaaCAATTGTAATAGATTATAGTGAATTTCAAGCAAACAATAGAGCATATTCTTGTCAGGTATCCTGGCTACTAAAGTCATTTATCAGCTACACCACAAAAGGAGTCTTTAGTTGGTACTCACATCCAGGCAATGAGGGGTGTAGAGGCCACTACCCGACAGCTCCTCATAGCCGCCCGTCAGGTGTGTAGCACGGTGCAGGGTATCCACCTgtcagacaaaacacacacaccaatttcAGTGCTAAACAGCAGAAATATGTGGACATGAGGCCATTTCCTCTTGTTCTACATTAGGAGGTGAACATATGGAGAGATGGGATAGAGGAATGTGTGGACAGGGCAGGACAACCTAGAGGTAGAGAAACCGATTAATCAGAGGGGTTGCTGGTTCAATCCGCAGATATTCCAGTTCTATGTTGACAACTACAAGAGTCTTGAGGAAGGCTCTGTGCTTTCTCTAGAAAAACATGGGTAGGGACTGTGTGAACAACGGACCTATAGGAGGGATATGCAACAACAAACTGACATTATTCCTCCGAGTGAAGCCATTAGCCCCTCAGGGCTCACAGCAAAGAAGggtcagtttgtgtgttttttgttgcgGGGAGGAATGGATAGGGCCAAAGGTGAAGTCAGGACGGGGTCTGAGGTCGAAAGGAGCTACACGAAGGGTAGGTATCCAGGGATTCTGGGTAGGTGGGTTGAGGTCAACTCTTCAGCTGTCCTCAGTGAATACCTGCGGCT of the Cyclopterus lumpus isolate fCycLum1 chromosome 8, fCycLum1.pri, whole genome shotgun sequence genome contains:
- the lpar2a gene encoding lysophosphatidic acid receptor 2a; protein product: MATESSVWSTCDYSHNVTFFYNWVGKKISVAWTTRDFVVIGLGLTVCLIVVLANLLVMVAIFMNHRFHFPIYYLLGNMAAADLFAGIAYANLMLHTGPWTSTLSKEQWYMRGALIDISLTASVANLLAVAVERHQTIITMQLHSKMTKRRVVLLIVCIWAVSIVMGLVPSLFWNCECYLDDCSTVAPLYSRRFLVFWAVLNLLTFFVMVAVYTRIFVYVRYQTRHASHHSTEMRHKQTVFNLMKTISMVLGAFVICWMPGLVTLLLDGLLGKASHANAFEKFCLVIAECNSLVNPIIYTLRDDEMRRTFMWILCRLRRRGADQPRKLSPVEINSPLPEETLGCVQKLEDQAVRTETNDKEDSWTIPGV